CAAAAAGGGCGGTTCACCCCAAGTATCAAATTCATTCTCTATTTTCACATTTCACATATcagaattttttcccattttttttttttttaaaccgaaaaaatggaaatttcgttctctccttgtttccctcatcatgaatatgaatatgatataaagacTGGAAGAGGCAGTAAGGTGAACATTATAAATGTGATGTAATGCTATTCACCAAACAAATGAGCATAGAGATACCAAAATGTTTATACACTTTTGGTTTATAAACCGCATTGCAGTAAACACATatcaacaataatgttgatataatAGAGTACATTGCAATAAGGAAATTGCCCATTACCGAGAGAAGGTTATATATAAACGATGTGCAAAGGCTAATCTAAACAAAAGACAAAGGGTCAACATTAATTACGGAGGGAAACATACAAATACTGCAGGATGAACATtatcaagttatatatatatatatatatatatatatatatatatataaaattatatatatattttatatatatatatatatatacatatatacatgtacatatgtatgtgtgtgtgtgtgtgttgtgtgtgtgtgtgtgtatgtgtgtgtgtgtgtgtgtgtgtgtgtgtgtatgtgtatatatatataatatatatatatatatatatatatatatatatatatatatatatgtatgtatacacaactcatgtgtgcacgcgcgtgcatgtgtgtgtgaatgcacacacgctcacacacatattcacacgcacggatttgcaaacATTGGGTTATTCCATGTAAGGTCATAgggtatgggagttcaccctatacaaaacaactgctgcatTGTGCCATCTGTAAGATAAAAAAGCTTCGAGAATCAAACCTGAGGAATAATCCGAAgcccggagtccctgaggcagttgtCGTTGTCGCTtgttggtgccaaaccgtatcggtctttgccgtccCTTTgtatccatcagctgcgtggagagagggagcatgctgcatgggcaacagcttgctcctcacattcgttcctatgcatatatatgtttgtgtgtgtgtgtgtgtgtgtgcgtgtgtgtgtgtgtgtgtgtgtgtgcgtgtgtgtgtgtgtatgcgtgtgtgtgtgtctgcatatatgtatatatgtgaacacacacacacacaacacacacacaccccacacacacacacaacacaattttatatatatatatataatatatatattttatataatatattatatatatatattttgtgtgtggtgtgtggtgtgtgtgtgtgtgtgtgtgtgtgtgtgtgttgtgtgtgagtgtgtgtgtgtgtgtgtgtgtatgtatatatacatatatgcacatatagtatatacacatacacatctatatatacaggaAGCATACCTCGTTGGTAGATGTGAATGACCGGAGAGCAGGATTAAGGAAAGGGAAGACACAGCATTGCTTTATGTAAATCGGAATTCTTTTACGAGCTTTGCATTTACTATTCTTCTGTGATGAGGCAATCCTCTCTAGCCATTCACATCTTCCATTTAGGTGTGTTTCCTGTACTCTCTCATTCGTATTTTTAGCGActtttccttcctatttcctTCTAATTAtcgtcctttctcctcccctattcgttttttttctttctttctcatagaAAACCCTTTATCCAGTTGAACTGCGTGGGCGAAGGAGTGTTCAGAATTCCTCAGTATTGGTAAAAGAAACGATTTGTAGGaagacacgcatacatacatatattcatacatgtgtgtttgtttgtgtgagtctgtgtgtgtgtgtctgtgtatgtgtgtgtgtatgtgtatgaatgcgtaagtgaatatgtatatgtgtgtatgtatatatatatatatatataattttaaatatatataaaatatatatatatatacatatatatataatgtatatatatatataattatatatatattgttgtgtgtgtgtgtgtgtgtgtgtggtgtgtggggtgtgtgtgtgtggtgtgcgtgtgtgggggtgtttgcgtgtgtaggtgtgtgtgcgtgcgtggccctgcgtgcacacacacacacacacaaaacacacacacacacaacacacacacacaccacacaccacacacaccacatatatataatatagatattataaattttatatatatatatatatatataatatgtatatataatatatatatatatatatatatatatgtgcgtggttgttggggtgcgtgtgtgtgtgtgtgtgttgttgtgtgtgtgtgtgttttgtgtgggtgtgtgtgtgcgtgtgtgtgtgtgtgtgtggggggtgtgtgtgtgtgcacacgcacgcacgcacgcacgcacgcacacacacgcacgcacacaccacacacacacacacacacacaaaacacacacatatatatatattatatatatatatatatataattttatatatatatatacataatatatatatacaatatatatatatatatatatatatatatatatatatatgtgtgtgtgtgtgtgtgtgtgtgtgtgtgtgtgtgtgcatgtatatatgcaggaAAAGGGACAGCAGAGGCAATCCTAGTGTTGAGGAACATCATCCAGAAGGCAGCAAAGAAACAAGAGGCTGACCAAGTCTGGTTCCTGTTTGTGGACTACTCCAAGGCTTTCGATTCAGTGTGCACGATTGCACTGTGGAAGACACTCTTTGACTTTGAAATCCCAAGTCACTTGACATGGCTACTGAAAGGGTTTTACGACCGAGCCAAAGGAGTTGTGCGGGTGGGAGATCAGCGCACAGATGAATTTCCTTTCAAGAAGGGTGTGAGGCAAGGATGTCGATATCTCCGCGTGTTCAACACCATTGGAGAGATCATGAGAGAAGGCTGGAGCGAGTACAAATCAGCAAGAAGAACCGCCAGGAAAAGCTCTGGGTGGAAGAAAGATCTGGAACATCCGGTATCCTGATGACACTACAATGGTGGCAAGATCCAGGGAGGAATGCGGAGTATTGGGTGAGGTGCTAGCAGAAGTGAGCGAGGAAGTTGGCCTTAACAACCTCAACAGAGCCAAAACATCAGCAATGAATGTACATGGAGACGGGACATACAGATTGATGGAGAGACAATCGAGATAGTGAGAAAGGTGAAATCTCTGGGGTCACAAGTTACACAAGAAGGCGACAGCACGGCAGACATAAAGAACAGGATTGGACTAGCCAAGTCGGTCACCATCGGACTAGCAGAAACATGGAAGTCCAGCGAGCTGAGCAGAGGGTTCAAGGTGAAACTGGCGAAAGCCATTGTGTGGAGCGTGGCTCCATATGCCTGCGAGACATGGACCGTGTGCAAACAAAAAGAGAGGATGATTGATGCTTT
The genomic region above belongs to Penaeus monodon isolate SGIC_2016 chromosome 16, NSTDA_Pmon_1, whole genome shotgun sequence and contains:
- the LOC119582973 gene encoding uncharacterized protein LOC119582973, which produces MLVECSDTHEDFKVVYMNYDILQLSGGYGSSPYTKQLLHCAICKIKKLRESNLRNNPKPGVPEAVVVVACWCQTKAAKKQEADQVWFLFVDYSKAFDSVCTIALWKTLFDFEIPSHLTWLLKGFYDRAKGVVRVGDQRTDEFPFKKGVRQGCRYLRVFNTIGEIMREGWSEYKSARRTARKSSGWKKDLEHPSQNISNECTWRRDIQIDGETIEIVRKVKSLGSQVTQEGDSTADIKNRIGLAKSVTIGLAETWKSSELSRGFKVKLAKAIVWSVAPYACETWTVCKQKERMIDAFEMWLWRRVIRVRWTERRTNEWVRERVGVREEQGMLQEIKRRKIRKEVIWETEGRKFGAGDP